A single region of the Acinetobacter sp. WCHA45 genome encodes:
- the glmU gene encoding bifunctional UDP-N-acetylglucosamine diphosphorylase/glucosamine-1-phosphate N-acetyltransferase GlmU, whose protein sequence is MSTTVIILAAGKGTRMRSQLPKVLQPLAGRPLLGHVIQTAKKLHAQNIITIYGHGGELVKQSFAAEQIEWVEQAEQLGTGHAVQMTLPVLPQDGISLILYGDVPLVRQSTLEQLLEASSQSGIGMITLNVENPTGYGRIVRQANKIQAIVEHKDANDEQRLIQEINTGIYCVSNAKLHQWLPKLSNNNVQGEYYLTDIVAMAVADGLEIASIQPELEFEVEGVNDRLQLATLERQFQQQQAKELMQQGVHLIDPNRFDLRGTVKCGQDVQIDINVIIEGDCELGDNVQLGAGCILKNTRIAAGTKVQAYSIFENAIVGENTQIGPFARLRPGANLANDVHIGNFVEVKNSNIGVGSKANHFTYLGDADIGADCNIGAGTITCNYDGANKHRTVIEDNVFIGTNNSLVAPIKIAQGATTGAGSTLTRDVAEHSLAVERSKQFEKANYQRPQKLKK, encoded by the coding sequence ATGTCAACAACTGTGATTATTCTTGCAGCGGGGAAAGGAACGCGAATGCGTTCACAACTACCAAAAGTATTACAACCACTTGCAGGCCGCCCCCTCCTCGGTCACGTCATTCAAACGGCGAAAAAATTACATGCCCAAAATATTATTACGATTTATGGTCATGGTGGTGAACTCGTTAAGCAAAGCTTCGCCGCAGAACAAATTGAGTGGGTTGAACAAGCAGAACAACTAGGAACAGGTCATGCTGTTCAAATGACTCTCCCTGTTTTACCCCAAGATGGTATTTCTTTGATTTTATATGGGGATGTTCCTCTGGTTCGTCAAAGCACGCTTGAGCAGTTGCTTGAAGCTTCTAGCCAATCTGGTATTGGTATGATCACCCTAAATGTTGAAAATCCAACAGGCTATGGTCGTATCGTTCGTCAAGCAAATAAGATTCAAGCGATTGTTGAGCATAAAGATGCCAATGACGAACAGCGTCTAATACAAGAAATCAACACGGGTATTTATTGTGTAAGTAATGCCAAATTACATCAATGGTTGCCAAAACTTTCGAATAACAATGTTCAAGGTGAATATTACCTTACGGATATCGTGGCAATGGCCGTTGCGGATGGCTTAGAAATTGCTTCAATTCAACCTGAGCTTGAATTTGAAGTTGAAGGTGTGAATGACCGCCTACAACTTGCAACTTTGGAACGTCAATTTCAGCAACAACAAGCAAAAGAATTAATGCAACAAGGCGTACATTTAATTGATCCAAATCGTTTTGACCTACGTGGAACTGTGAAATGTGGTCAAGATGTACAAATTGATATCAATGTCATTATTGAAGGTGATTGCGAATTAGGTGACAACGTTCAACTTGGCGCAGGCTGTATTTTAAAAAATACTCGTATTGCGGCAGGCACTAAAGTTCAAGCCTATAGCATTTTTGAGAATGCGATCGTTGGAGAAAACACTCAAATCGGTCCTTTCGCCCGTCTTCGTCCAGGCGCAAATCTTGCGAATGATGTGCATATTGGCAACTTCGTCGAAGTTAAAAATTCAAATATTGGTGTAGGCTCTAAAGCCAATCACTTTACTTATCTAGGTGATGCAGATATAGGTGCTGATTGTAATATTGGTGCAGGAACCATCACTTGTAATTATGATGGCGCAAATAAACATCGTACTGTGATTGAAGACAATGTATTTATTGGTACCAATAACTCATTGGTTGCACCAATTAAAATTGCTCAAGGTGCAACCACAGGTGCAGGCTCAACTTTAACTCGAGATGTGGCAGAGCATAGTTTAGCTGTCGAACGATCAAAACAGTTTGAAAAAGCAAATTATCAGCGCCCCCAAAAGCTGAAAAAATAA
- a CDS encoding phosphatidylglycerophosphatase A: MDTNILHKPPIHFKQMTWFDRCIVFCGVGFGSGLSPKAPGTFGSAFALLFVPLWLQLGFYGSLIAILIMSVVGIYICGHTAKVINVHDDGRIVWDEFAGQSITLLPLLYVQQLNWLWVIVGFIFFRIFDIWKPFPISWADQKVTGGLGIMLDDIIAGIWAALCIFMIHFYFLT, translated from the coding sequence ATGGATACCAACATTTTGCATAAGCCACCGATTCACTTCAAACAGATGACTTGGTTCGATCGCTGCATCGTTTTCTGCGGTGTCGGCTTTGGTTCTGGCCTCAGTCCTAAAGCACCTGGAACATTCGGTTCAGCCTTTGCCCTGCTGTTTGTGCCATTGTGGCTACAATTGGGTTTCTATGGCAGCTTGATTGCCATCCTGATCATGTCGGTTGTGGGCATTTATATCTGCGGACACACAGCCAAAGTCATCAATGTGCATGATGATGGTCGAATTGTGTGGGATGAGTTCGCAGGACAATCCATTACGCTATTGCCCTTGCTCTATGTACAGCAATTAAACTGGTTATGGGTCATTGTCGGTTTTATTTTTTTCCGTATATTTGACATCTGGAAACCATTTCCGATTAGTTGGGCAGACCAAAAAGTTACTGGTGGTCTAGGGATTATGCTTGATGACATCATTGCAGGTATTTGGGCTGCGCTTTGTATTTTTATGATTCATTTTTATTTTTTGACTTAA
- the thiL gene encoding thiamine-phosphate kinase, translating into MAEFSIIERYFKRTSKSDVSLGIGDDSAIVTPPPSQQLVICADTLVAGRHFPLDTSAHAIGWKSVAVNLSDLAAMGAKPHSILLALSLPTVDHGWLAGFSQGLFDCCDQFGVSLIGGDTTQSTQLTISVTALGWIEQGQAITRAGAQVGDYVCISGQIGDAAFGLQHLGHPLQQRLDYPTPRCNLGQQLKGLASSMIDVSDGLAQDLGHILNASKVGATLQLEQLPIDQSLKELDLRQIWHYALAGGDDYELCFTISPQNFEKLSRQQLDVPLTIIGKITQKTGLLFEYMGENYPLQIHGYQHFA; encoded by the coding sequence ATGGCTGAGTTTTCCATTATTGAACGGTACTTTAAACGTACATCAAAATCTGATGTCAGTTTAGGTATCGGTGATGACTCAGCCATTGTGACTCCTCCTCCCTCACAACAACTCGTGATCTGTGCAGATACATTGGTTGCTGGTCGACATTTTCCCTTAGATACCTCTGCCCATGCCATTGGCTGGAAAAGTGTCGCGGTCAATTTATCTGATCTCGCCGCCATGGGTGCAAAACCGCATAGTATTTTACTGGCATTAAGCCTACCAACAGTTGATCATGGCTGGCTGGCTGGCTTTAGTCAGGGCTTGTTCGATTGCTGCGATCAATTTGGTGTCAGCCTGATTGGTGGTGATACCACTCAAAGTACCCAACTCACTATAAGTGTCACCGCTTTAGGCTGGATTGAACAAGGTCAAGCCATCACGCGTGCAGGCGCACAAGTCGGCGACTATGTCTGTATTAGTGGACAGATTGGTGATGCCGCCTTTGGATTACAACATTTAGGGCATCCTTTACAACAACGCCTAGATTATCCAACACCTCGTTGTAATTTGGGGCAACAGCTTAAAGGTTTAGCCTCAAGTATGATTGATGTTTCAGATGGACTCGCACAAGATTTAGGACATATTCTGAACGCCTCAAAAGTAGGTGCAACATTACAGCTTGAACAGCTTCCGATAGATCAGTCACTAAAAGAATTAGATTTGAGACAAATTTGGCATTATGCGCTTGCAGGTGGTGATGATTACGAATTATGTTTTACAATATCACCGCAAAATTTTGAAAAACTGTCGCGACAACAATTAGATGTTCCGCTTACAATAATCGGCAAAATTACCCAAAAAACTGGATTGTTATTTGAGTATATGGGTGAAAATTACCCACTACAAATTCATGGATACCAACATTTTGCATAA
- the nusB gene encoding transcription antitermination factor NusB, translating to MSQTLQAAYAAKRKARRFAVQGIYEWQMSHNPVHEIEARTRVENAMHKVDLNYYHELLTQVVAQHEALDELLIPVLDRELTALDGVELATLRLGAYELRDHLEVPYRVVLDEAIELAKHFGGADSHKYINGVLDRLSSKLREAEKQQAK from the coding sequence ATGTCGCAAACACTTCAGGCCGCTTATGCAGCGAAACGCAAAGCACGTCGTTTTGCTGTACAAGGGATTTATGAATGGCAAATGAGTCATAATCCTGTCCATGAAATTGAAGCACGTACACGTGTAGAAAATGCGATGCACAAAGTTGACCTTAACTATTACCATGAATTGCTCACTCAAGTGGTTGCTCAACATGAAGCTTTAGATGAGTTACTCATCCCTGTACTTGATCGTGAGTTAACTGCACTAGATGGTGTAGAACTTGCAACCTTACGACTTGGTGCTTATGAATTACGAGATCATCTCGAAGTTCCATACCGCGTTGTACTTGATGAAGCAATTGAGCTAGCAAAACACTTTGGTGGTGCAGACAGCCATAAATACATCAATGGTGTATTAGACCGTCTTTCATCAAAGCTTCGTGAAGCTGAAAAACAACAAGCAAAATAA
- the ribE gene encoding 6,7-dimethyl-8-ribityllumazine synthase, with the protein MAIRRIEGLLHLASEGRYAILVGRFNSFVVEHLLEGAIDTLKRHGVSEDAITVIHAPGAWELPIVAKKLAASNKFDAIIALGAVIRGSTPHFDFVAGECAKGLGVVALESTMPVINGVLTTDSIEQAIERSGTKAGNKGSEAALTAIEMVNLLKAI; encoded by the coding sequence ATGGCAATTCGCCGAATTGAAGGTTTATTACATCTCGCAAGCGAAGGTCGTTATGCGATCTTAGTAGGACGTTTCAACAGCTTCGTAGTTGAACATTTACTTGAAGGCGCGATCGACACTTTAAAACGTCATGGCGTTTCAGAAGATGCGATTACTGTTATTCACGCACCAGGTGCGTGGGAACTTCCTATCGTTGCAAAAAAATTAGCGGCTTCAAACAAATTTGATGCCATTATTGCACTCGGTGCAGTGATCCGTGGTAGCACACCACATTTTGATTTCGTTGCAGGTGAATGTGCGAAAGGTTTAGGTGTAGTTGCACTTGAAAGCACAATGCCTGTGATCAATGGTGTCTTAACGACAGACAGCATTGAACAGGCAATTGAACGTTCTGGTACGAAAGCAGGAAACAAAGGTAGCGAAGCTGCACTGACTGCAATCGAAATGGTTAACTTATTAAAGGCAATTTAA
- the ribBA gene encoding bifunctional 3,4-dihydroxy-2-butanone-4-phosphate synthase/GTP cyclohydrolase II, translating into MPLSRVEELVADIRAGKMVILMDDEDRENEGDLVIAATHVRPEDINFMITHARGLVCLTLSRDRCKQLNLPLMVDQNGAQHATNFTLSIEAAEGISTGISAAERAHTIRTAVAAHAKPSDIVQPGHIFPLMAQPGGVLHRAGHTEAGCDLTRLAGLEPASVICEIINEDGTMARRPDLEVFAEKHGLKIGTIADLIHYRMTNEQTVERLSQETIDTEYGTFELYKYREIGNPDIHLALVKGEPKQGITTVRVHGFNPVRDLLKLNKADGSAAWNLDLAMKTIAASERGVLVWIGQDHLEDLGHAIHHLNQPKPLKSNAALSQQYQTIGVGAQILRDLGVEKMKLLSSPLRFNALSGFNLEVVEYITADQITAK; encoded by the coding sequence ATGCCGCTGAGTCGTGTTGAAGAGCTTGTCGCAGATATTCGTGCAGGCAAAATGGTCATCCTGATGGATGATGAAGATCGTGAAAATGAAGGTGACTTGGTCATCGCTGCAACGCATGTTCGCCCTGAAGATATTAACTTCATGATTACGCATGCACGCGGCCTAGTTTGCCTAACTTTGAGTCGTGATCGCTGTAAACAGCTTAATTTACCGTTAATGGTAGATCAAAACGGTGCACAACATGCCACTAACTTCACGCTGTCGATTGAAGCAGCTGAAGGGATCAGTACCGGTATCTCCGCTGCTGAACGCGCGCATACAATTCGCACCGCAGTTGCAGCACATGCTAAACCAAGCGATATCGTTCAACCTGGTCATATTTTTCCATTGATGGCTCAACCAGGCGGTGTATTGCACCGTGCAGGTCATACCGAAGCTGGATGTGACTTAACACGCTTAGCAGGTCTAGAGCCTGCCTCTGTTATCTGTGAAATTATCAATGAAGATGGCACCATGGCACGCCGTCCAGACTTAGAAGTTTTTGCAGAAAAACATGGTTTAAAAATCGGTACAATTGCGGATCTGATCCATTACCGCATGACCAATGAACAAACTGTTGAACGTTTGTCTCAAGAAACCATTGATACTGAATACGGTACATTTGAACTGTATAAATATCGTGAAATTGGTAATCCAGATATCCATTTAGCTTTAGTAAAAGGCGAACCAAAACAAGGCATCACCACTGTTCGTGTGCATGGTTTTAATCCTGTTCGCGACTTATTAAAATTAAATAAGGCCGATGGTTCGGCAGCGTGGAATTTAGATCTAGCAATGAAAACAATTGCTGCAAGCGAGCGCGGTGTATTGGTATGGATTGGACAGGACCATCTGGAAGATCTGGGTCATGCGATTCATCACCTGAATCAGCCAAAGCCATTGAAATCCAATGCTGCCCTTTCCCAGCAATATCAGACCATTGGTGTTGGCGCGCAGATTTTACGAGATTTAGGTGTTGAAAAAATGAAGCTTCTGAGTTCTCCACTTCGTTTCAATGCCCTGTCAGGATTTAATTTAGAGGTAGTGGAATACATCACTGCCGATCAAATCACAGCAAAATAA
- the serB gene encoding phosphoserine phosphatase SerB, with protein MREIILISFLGPDQPNQFTRLMQVLSVHSLQILDVGQAVIHNQLTLGIVVASDNETATALAMKEILILAHDIGLTVRFKPISNAEYDQWVSEGGRTRYIVTALAPELTAAHLQAVTKIVSSQGFNIETVTRLSGRLDLDGESQFPRRACVQFGLSGQMLDAQAMRAACLSLSGELNIDVAVQEDNAYRRNRRLVCFDMDSTLIEQEVIDELALEAGVGEQVAEITERAMQGELDFQQSFRARVALLKGLDASVLPKIAERLTVTEGAERLISTLKALGYKTAILSGGFQYFAEYLQAKLGIDEVHANILDVQDGLVTGEVKGAIVDGARKAELLRQLADKMGISLEQAMAVGDGANDLPMLSIAGLGVAFRAKPLVRQNANQAISSVGLDGVLYLLGMHDKDLNRA; from the coding sequence ATGCGAGAAATCATTCTTATATCCTTTTTAGGACCAGATCAACCGAATCAGTTTACTCGATTAATGCAGGTGCTCTCCGTACATTCTTTGCAAATACTCGATGTGGGTCAGGCTGTTATCCATAATCAACTCACCCTTGGGATTGTTGTGGCATCGGATAATGAGACTGCAACCGCATTGGCAATGAAAGAGATCCTGATTTTAGCACATGATATTGGCTTAACTGTGCGATTTAAACCAATCTCTAACGCAGAATATGATCAATGGGTGAGTGAAGGTGGGCGTACACGTTATATCGTGACGGCACTTGCACCTGAGCTTACGGCTGCGCATTTGCAGGCAGTCACTAAAATTGTATCGAGTCAGGGCTTCAATATTGAAACAGTAACACGCTTATCTGGTCGTTTAGATCTCGATGGAGAAAGCCAATTTCCACGTCGTGCCTGTGTTCAGTTTGGTTTAAGTGGACAAATGTTGGATGCACAAGCGATGCGAGCTGCATGTTTGAGTTTGTCAGGTGAGCTGAATATTGATGTGGCGGTACAAGAAGATAATGCTTACCGTCGTAATCGTCGTTTGGTTTGTTTCGATATGGACTCAACCTTGATTGAACAAGAGGTGATTGATGAATTGGCGCTAGAAGCAGGTGTCGGTGAACAGGTCGCTGAAATTACTGAGCGTGCCATGCAAGGTGAACTCGATTTCCAACAAAGTTTTCGTGCACGTGTTGCATTATTAAAAGGCTTGGATGCTTCTGTATTACCTAAAATTGCAGAACGTTTAACCGTGACGGAAGGGGCGGAACGTTTAATCTCAACTCTGAAAGCATTGGGATATAAAACGGCAATCTTATCGGGTGGTTTCCAGTATTTTGCTGAATATTTACAAGCAAAGCTCGGTATTGATGAGGTACATGCCAATATTTTAGATGTACAAGACGGGTTGGTGACAGGTGAAGTCAAAGGTGCGATCGTGGATGGCGCACGTAAGGCTGAATTATTGCGTCAATTGGCAGACAAAATGGGAATCTCATTAGAGCAGGCGATGGCTGTTGGTGATGGTGCTAATGATCTACCAATGCTATCAATCGCAGGTTTAGGCGTGGCGTTCCGCGCTAAACCACTGGTGCGTCAAAATGCCAATCAGGCAATTTCAAGTGTCGGTCTGGATGGTGTCTTGTACTTGCTAGGAATGCATGACAAGGACCTGAACCGTGCTTAA
- the aciT gene encoding ciprofloxacin tolerance protein AciT has product MEAANFTMWVGFGLIAVAVIAVFFSPYRRWLGFMLAGMLSWGLLEAVRFGMQTMFEMSVAYSYLTALSLAMVTVTFILLREDKQTQKQLAKRQYIEHTPVYKDDQQQCSSR; this is encoded by the coding sequence ATGGAAGCAGCGAATTTCACCATGTGGGTTGGATTTGGCTTAATCGCTGTCGCAGTTATTGCTGTTTTCTTTTCTCCTTATCGTCGTTGGTTAGGCTTTATGCTAGCGGGTATGTTGAGTTGGGGATTATTAGAAGCGGTGCGCTTTGGTATGCAAACCATGTTCGAAATGTCGGTCGCCTATAGTTATTTGACAGCCTTAAGCCTTGCGATGGTAACGGTTACATTCATACTTTTACGTGAAGACAAACAAACACAAAAGCAATTGGCGAAACGTCAGTATATTGAACATACGCCAGTCTATAAGGATGACCAACAACAATGTTCTAGCCGATAA
- the dtd gene encoding D-aminoacyl-tRNA deacylase yields the protein MRALIQRVLEAKVVVEGQTTGEIQHGLLVFLGLGKSDTLEQGQKLIDKILKYRIFDDEQGKMGWNLSQAQGGLLLVSQFTLMAQTQKGLRPDFGPAMPPAEAKALYEQLVEYARQQFAHVQTGIFAADMKVHLINDGPVTFNLEIE from the coding sequence ATGCGCGCATTAATTCAACGAGTTTTAGAAGCGAAAGTCGTGGTTGAGGGTCAAACCACTGGCGAAATTCAGCACGGCTTACTCGTATTCTTAGGTCTAGGTAAAAGCGATACTTTAGAGCAAGGACAAAAGCTCATTGATAAGATTTTAAAATATCGAATATTTGATGATGAACAAGGCAAAATGGGGTGGAATCTAAGCCAAGCTCAGGGTGGACTTTTATTGGTTTCACAATTTACTTTGATGGCGCAAACACAAAAAGGCTTACGCCCTGACTTTGGACCTGCCATGCCGCCAGCCGAAGCGAAAGCTTTGTATGAGCAATTGGTTGAGTATGCACGTCAACAATTTGCTCATGTCCAAACAGGTATTTTTGCTGCTGATATGAAAGTTCATTTAATTAATGATGGGCCTGTGACTTTTAATTTAGAAATTGAATAA
- the pncB gene encoding nicotinate phosphoribosyltransferase yields the protein MSAIIRSLLDTDLYKFTMLQVVLHQFPQTHSVYLFRCRNLEDTVYPLVEILEDLNHQLDLLCELRFAEDELQYLRSLRFIKSDFVDYLELFQLKRRFIQASIDESGRLDIRIEGPMVQAMMFEIFVLAIVNELYFRRIRTDEVWVEGERRLQHKLVQLQHYAQLQQDNDPPFLVSDFGTRRRYSFDWQKHVVQAFHEAAPQVFRGTSNVLLAKELGISPIGTMAHEFLQAFQALDVRLRNFQKAALEAWVQEYRGDLGIALTDVVGMDAFLRDFDLYFAKLFDGLRHDSGDPYEWGDKAYAHYRKLKIDTKTKMLTFSDGLNLEKAWLLHQYFKDRFQVSFGIGTNLTNDMGQKPLNIVLKLVECNGQSVAKISDSSGKTMTDNETFLAYLRQVFEIEEVS from the coding sequence ATGTCTGCCATTATTCGATCTTTACTCGACACTGACTTATATAAATTCACCATGCTACAAGTGGTGCTGCATCAATTTCCACAGACGCATAGCGTGTATTTATTTCGCTGTCGAAACTTAGAAGATACGGTTTATCCTTTGGTTGAGATTCTAGAAGATCTAAATCATCAGCTTGATTTACTCTGTGAATTGCGTTTTGCTGAAGATGAGTTGCAATATCTTCGTTCTTTACGTTTCATCAAAAGTGATTTTGTTGATTACCTTGAATTATTCCAGCTAAAAAGACGTTTTATCCAAGCCAGTATTGATGAATCAGGTCGGTTAGATATTCGGATTGAAGGGCCGATGGTTCAGGCCATGATGTTTGAGATTTTTGTATTGGCGATCGTCAATGAGTTGTATTTCCGCCGCATCCGTACCGATGAGGTCTGGGTTGAGGGTGAGCGCCGATTACAGCACAAGTTGGTCCAACTGCAACACTATGCCCAGCTACAGCAGGACAATGATCCGCCATTTTTGGTTTCAGATTTTGGTACTCGCCGCCGTTATAGTTTTGACTGGCAAAAGCATGTAGTGCAGGCGTTTCATGAGGCTGCACCGCAAGTGTTTCGTGGCACCAGCAACGTACTATTGGCGAAAGAGTTGGGTATTAGCCCGATTGGAACCATGGCACATGAGTTTTTACAAGCGTTTCAAGCTTTAGATGTCCGATTACGTAATTTTCAAAAAGCGGCTCTAGAAGCATGGGTGCAAGAATATCGTGGCGATTTAGGCATTGCTTTGACCGATGTGGTTGGAATGGATGCGTTCCTGCGTGATTTTGACCTGTATTTTGCCAAGCTGTTTGATGGCTTACGTCATGACAGTGGCGATCCCTATGAATGGGGGGATAAAGCGTATGCGCACTACCGCAAATTAAAGATTGATACCAAAACCAAAATGCTGACCTTTAGTGATGGTCTCAATTTAGAAAAAGCATGGCTATTGCATCAATATTTTAAAGATCGTTTTCAAGTCAGTTTTGGTATTGGGACGAATCTGACCAATGATATGGGGCAAAAACCTCTAAATATTGTATTGAAGTTAGTTGAGTGTAATGGTCAATCGGTGGCCAAAATTTCCGATAGTTCGGGCAAAACCATGACTGACAATGAAACTTTCCTTGCATATTTAAGACAGGTGTTTGAGATCGAAGAGGTCAGCTAA
- a CDS encoding sulfurtransferase, whose protein sequence is MTDVDFKLGLLIEPEELVPYLGHELIRVVDLSRASVYEQLHIPHAIHLQPKFLVAQHEQANGVLPDLAGLQALVEKLNISSQHHIVVYDDEGGAWAGRLIWNLHCLGFNRTSLINGGIHGWLGAGLPTTSEVEPYKPVAELVAIDEQAVQQHRIEYDELLNEVNHKNIQLWDCRTIDEYTGLRLAARRGGHIPNALHFEWSTALNRENHLKLHPLERTQQRLEQLGFNLQQPVVVYCQSHHRSGLAYILAKLLNWQVRAYDGAWSEWGNRLDSPIISGESPS, encoded by the coding sequence ATGACTGATGTAGATTTTAAACTGGGTTTACTGATTGAGCCTGAAGAACTTGTACCTTATTTAGGACATGAGCTGATTCGTGTCGTTGATTTAAGCCGAGCATCGGTTTATGAACAATTGCATATTCCCCATGCCATTCATTTACAGCCTAAATTCTTGGTTGCACAGCATGAACAAGCGAATGGTGTATTACCTGATTTAGCAGGTTTACAAGCTCTCGTCGAAAAATTAAATATTTCATCTCAACATCATATTGTCGTTTATGACGATGAAGGTGGTGCGTGGGCAGGGCGTTTAATCTGGAATTTACATTGTCTTGGTTTTAACCGCACCAGTTTGATTAATGGTGGTATTCATGGCTGGTTAGGTGCAGGTTTACCAACCACGTCTGAAGTTGAACCATATAAACCTGTTGCAGAGTTAGTTGCTATTGATGAGCAGGCAGTACAACAGCATCGTATTGAATATGATGAACTCCTCAATGAAGTCAATCATAAGAATATTCAACTTTGGGACTGCCGTACCATAGATGAATATACGGGTTTACGTCTTGCTGCGCGACGTGGTGGTCACATCCCAAATGCTTTGCATTTTGAATGGAGTACTGCCCTAAATCGTGAAAATCATCTAAAATTACACCCGCTTGAACGCACTCAACAACGTTTGGAACAATTAGGCTTTAATTTACAACAACCTGTGGTGGTGTATTGTCAGTCACATCACCGTTCGGGCTTGGCGTATATCTTGGCAAAATTACTCAATTGGCAAGTGAGAGCCTACGATGGTGCGTGGAGTGAATGGGGCAATCGCCTCGATAGTCCTATTATTTCAGGGGAGTCACCATCTTGA
- the asd gene encoding archaetidylserine decarboxylase (Phosphatidylserine decarboxylase is synthesized as a single chain precursor. Generation of the pyruvoyl active site from a Ser is coupled to cleavage of a Gly-Ser bond between the larger (beta) and smaller (alpha chains). It is an integral membrane protein.), with protein sequence MSFSADLKKQLFIKAQNLVPQHQLSRVIGKVAASENVLVKTAVIQAFKAKYGIDMSIAEQTNPNQYKSFNEFFTRALKEGVRGVDERADSIVCPADGAISQLGKIEAGDIFQAKGQSFSVEKLIGDPQLAKPFVDGQFATVYLSPKDYHRVHMPLAGTLTETLYIPGELFSVNQTTAENVPGLFARNERMVCLFDTELGRMAVVLVGAMIVAGIETVATGKVKPTGRVELQHHQMQLDKGAELGRFYLGSTAVVLFEKDKMVWEEQFKANSTVVMGERLGHSV encoded by the coding sequence TTGAGTTTTTCAGCAGACCTAAAAAAACAACTTTTTATCAAAGCACAAAACTTAGTACCTCAACATCAACTGAGCCGTGTTATCGGCAAAGTGGCAGCCAGTGAAAATGTTTTGGTAAAAACTGCTGTGATTCAGGCATTCAAAGCGAAATACGGCATTGACATGAGCATTGCTGAGCAGACTAATCCGAATCAATATAAATCATTTAATGAGTTCTTCACCCGTGCATTGAAGGAAGGTGTACGCGGTGTGGACGAGCGTGCAGATAGTATTGTTTGTCCTGCAGATGGTGCAATTTCTCAGTTGGGTAAGATCGAGGCAGGTGATATTTTCCAAGCCAAAGGTCAAAGTTTTTCTGTAGAGAAATTGATTGGTGATCCGCAACTTGCAAAGCCATTTGTAGATGGTCAGTTTGCAACTGTTTATTTATCACCAAAAGATTATCACCGTGTACATATGCCATTGGCGGGCACGTTGACCGAAACTTTATATATTCCAGGTGAGTTATTTTCAGTAAACCAAACCACTGCTGAAAATGTACCAGGTTTGTTTGCACGTAATGAACGTATGGTGTGCTTGTTTGATACCGAGCTGGGTCGTATGGCAGTAGTTTTGGTCGGCGCAATGATTGTGGCAGGCATTGAAACTGTTGCAACGGGTAAAGTAAAACCAACAGGTCGTGTTGAATTACAACATCACCAAATGCAGTTAGATAAAGGGGCTGAGTTAGGTCGTTTCTACTTAGGTTCTACTGCTGTGGTTTTATTTGAAAAAGATAAAATGGTGTGGGAAGAGCAGTTTAAAGCCAATTCTACTGTAGTGATGGGTGAGCGTTTAGGTCACTCGGTTTAA